The Pirellulimonas nuda genome includes a region encoding these proteins:
- a CDS encoding sulfatase-like hydrolase/transferase produces the protein MPSLFCHLSLFGTLAAFLVSGHLHAKPNVVLFLVDDMGWTDWQRDAQLNPTGSLLYETPNMLRLAQQGQNLTNAYAACPVCSPTRAAITTGKTPARTRITDWISGSGVSTANLTQPNWTKNLAASETTIAEALSADGYRTGFFGKWHLGQAGNAGADPLQNGFDVNVGGGTFGNPGSNGGFFAGSDGAWAQMPGLNTPGTYPSDKYLSDALSEKAAEFIADEAEGPFFLELAHYLVHTPLQGPADLVAKYQQKISTLQSQGVNLQEHDNPTYAAMVEKMDQSLGALLDSLEDPNGDGNMSDSIRDNTLIVFASDNGGLYGAEGSPTRNLPLRDGKGSMYEGGIRTPQIVSWTGNASIAQGVISTARTSSEDLYPTFLDAAGALGSATVPQNTDIDGVSILSALEGQAYDRGFQFWHYPHVSPQDNSSALISGGSFVSAVRDDQWKLIFFYEDRHYELYNLATDLSETTNVLADNPMVALNLSQALRDYLIDVDAQMPISRATGQPVAAPNVLFALVPGDFNNSGQIDPEDWSILRQNLFSDVSNLDPQAAYALGDITQDGLINRFDFASFREAYAAAHGPNALSALDSAAVPEPGSAALIVGSTLLVLLRQL, from the coding sequence GTGCCTAGTTTATTCTGCCACTTGTCTCTCTTCGGGACGCTCGCCGCGTTCCTGGTGTCGGGGCACCTTCACGCAAAGCCCAACGTTGTTCTGTTCCTCGTCGACGACATGGGCTGGACCGATTGGCAACGCGACGCCCAGCTCAACCCCACCGGCAGCCTGCTCTACGAGACCCCGAACATGCTCCGCCTTGCGCAGCAGGGGCAGAACCTCACCAACGCGTACGCGGCGTGCCCCGTGTGCTCTCCTACTCGGGCCGCGATCACCACCGGCAAGACCCCGGCCCGCACCCGGATTACCGACTGGATCTCCGGCTCTGGCGTCAGCACCGCCAATCTTACCCAGCCGAACTGGACCAAGAACCTCGCCGCCAGCGAGACCACGATCGCGGAAGCCCTCTCCGCCGATGGCTACCGCACAGGGTTCTTCGGAAAGTGGCACCTCGGCCAAGCCGGCAACGCCGGTGCCGACCCGTTGCAGAACGGGTTCGACGTGAACGTCGGGGGCGGGACCTTCGGCAACCCGGGCAGCAATGGCGGGTTCTTTGCCGGAAGCGACGGCGCCTGGGCGCAGATGCCGGGGCTCAACACACCCGGAACCTACCCGTCTGACAAGTACCTCTCCGACGCGCTCTCGGAGAAGGCCGCCGAGTTCATCGCCGATGAGGCGGAGGGGCCCTTCTTCCTGGAACTGGCCCACTACCTCGTCCACACGCCGCTCCAGGGCCCCGCGGACCTTGTTGCCAAGTACCAGCAGAAGATCAGCACACTGCAGTCGCAGGGGGTCAACCTGCAGGAGCACGACAACCCGACCTACGCGGCGATGGTTGAGAAGATGGACCAGTCGCTCGGCGCCCTGCTCGACAGCCTGGAAGACCCCAACGGCGACGGCAACATGAGCGACAGCATCCGCGACAACACGCTGATTGTGTTCGCGTCGGACAACGGCGGTCTGTACGGCGCCGAAGGGAGCCCCACGCGAAACCTCCCGCTACGCGATGGAAAAGGGAGCATGTACGAGGGGGGCATCCGCACGCCCCAGATCGTGAGCTGGACCGGAAACGCCTCGATCGCGCAGGGCGTGATCTCCACGGCCCGCACTTCCTCCGAAGACCTCTACCCCACCTTCCTCGACGCGGCCGGGGCGCTCGGTTCGGCGACGGTCCCACAGAACACCGACATCGACGGCGTCTCGATTCTCAGCGCGCTCGAGGGACAGGCGTACGACCGTGGCTTTCAATTCTGGCACTACCCGCACGTCAGCCCTCAGGACAACAGCAGCGCCCTGATCTCTGGCGGCTCGTTCGTCAGCGCGGTCCGCGACGACCAGTGGAAGCTGATCTTCTTCTACGAAGATCGGCACTACGAGCTCTACAACTTGGCCACGGACCTGTCGGAGACCACCAACGTACTGGCCGACAACCCAATGGTGGCGCTGAACCTGAGCCAGGCGCTGCGCGACTACCTGATCGACGTCGACGCCCAGATGCCCATCAGCCGGGCGACCGGACAACCGGTTGCCGCACCGAACGTGCTGTTCGCGTTGGTCCCGGGCGACTTCAACAACAGTGGGCAGATCGATCCGGAAGACTGGTCGATCCTGAGGCAGAACCTTTTTTCCGACGTCTCCAACCTCGACCCGCAGGCCGCCTACGCTCTGGGAGACATCACGCAGGACGGCCTGATCAACCGATTCGACTTCGCTTCGTTCCGCGAAGCCTACGCTGCGGCACACGGGCCAAACGCACTGTCGGCACTAGATAGTGCCGCGGTGCCAGAACCCGGCTCGGCCGCGCTCATAGTTGGTTCCACGCTCCTCGTCTTGCTACGCCAACTTTAG